A genomic segment from Halobellus litoreus encodes:
- the hemB gene encoding porphobilinogen synthase, with amino-acid sequence MDLVDRPRRLRIDGISEMVRETSLSATDLIAPVFVDATIDERVPIESMPGHERLPVDHTVDRVEEILDTGVESILLFGVPAKKDEVGSRADATDGVVQEATRAISSETSATVITDVCLCEYTDHGHCGVLEESAPEQTTLTVQNDPTLDRLADIAVSHAEAGADVVAPSSMTDGMVGAIRAGLDDAGFNDIPILSYAVKYESAFYGPFRDAADGAPAFGDRRHYQMDPGNRREAIREVDQDVEQGADFLIVKPALPYLDIVRDVREHSTLPVIAYNVSGEYAMIQAAAEKGWLDLEAAAMESLLSIERAGADAIVTYFAEQIAERLD; translated from the coding sequence ATGGACTTAGTAGATCGCCCCCGTCGCCTTCGAATAGACGGAATCAGCGAGATGGTACGCGAGACGTCACTCTCCGCCACCGACCTGATTGCTCCTGTCTTCGTGGATGCGACAATCGACGAGCGCGTCCCGATCGAGTCGATGCCTGGTCACGAACGCCTGCCCGTCGATCATACGGTCGATCGCGTTGAAGAGATACTGGATACCGGCGTCGAGTCAATTCTCCTCTTCGGTGTGCCAGCGAAAAAAGACGAGGTGGGGTCGCGGGCCGACGCCACAGACGGTGTCGTTCAAGAGGCGACTCGAGCGATCTCTTCTGAAACTAGTGCTACGGTAATCACCGACGTTTGCCTGTGCGAGTACACAGACCACGGTCACTGCGGTGTTCTCGAGGAATCGGCTCCTGAACAGACCACGCTCACGGTCCAGAACGACCCGACACTCGATCGCTTAGCCGACATCGCGGTCTCTCACGCCGAAGCCGGTGCCGACGTTGTTGCTCCTTCAAGTATGACCGACGGGATGGTCGGAGCTATCCGAGCGGGTCTTGACGACGCTGGGTTCAATGACATCCCGATTCTAAGCTACGCGGTGAAGTACGAGAGCGCTTTCTACGGCCCCTTTCGCGACGCCGCTGATGGTGCACCGGCTTTCGGGGACCGCCGGCATTACCAGATGGACCCTGGCAATCGCCGCGAGGCAATCCGGGAAGTTGATCAAGACGTAGAACAGGGCGCTGACTTTCTCATAGTTAAGCCAGCTCTCCCTTACCTCGACATCGTGAGAGATGTCCGGGAGCACTCCACTCTACCGGTCATCGCGTACAACGTCAGCGGAGAGTACGCTATGATCCAAGCCGCCGCCGAGAAGGGCTGGCTCGACCTCGAAGCCGCGGCAATGGAGTCGCTCCTCTCCATCGAACGAGCCGGCGCGGACGCCATTGTGACTTACTTTGCCGAGCAGATTGCCGAGCGACTGGACTGA
- a CDS encoding universal stress protein: MAYRILIPVGGENKRAEKQAEYVTRLPSAAEELSVTLVHALTGSEKDVPAQMQQPDRSEAVRAAKRVLEDAGIDVNTQGVSSPPAKGIVLLAEEGDFDEIVLSGKKRSPTQKAILGSVTQSVILEADIPVTVISA; encoded by the coding sequence ATGGCATATCGAATCTTGATTCCTGTTGGAGGCGAGAATAAACGGGCTGAAAAGCAAGCCGAGTACGTCACCCGACTTCCAAGCGCTGCAGAGGAACTCAGTGTGACTCTCGTTCACGCCTTGACAGGATCTGAGAAAGATGTTCCCGCACAGATGCAGCAGCCGGATCGATCGGAAGCAGTCAGAGCAGCGAAACGGGTGCTAGAAGATGCTGGCATTGACGTTAATACCCAGGGTGTAAGTTCTCCACCAGCTAAGGGAATCGTGTTACTCGCTGAGGAGGGTGATTTTGACGAGATCGTTTTATCAGGAAAAAAGCGCAGTCCGACGCAAAAAGCCATCTTAGGAAGTGTTACTCAGTCTGTCATTTTGGAAGCGGATATTCCGGTAACGGTCATCTCTGCCTGA
- a CDS encoding VOC family protein, producing MQSPTAHHLGIAVEDLETMVAFYRDTLDFEVTQEFTLAGEAFSKGLGIEDTKGEFVRLSMGDILLELVEYTPAHNPTPSSGVADPGSIHIAVSYDDVNEFYEELSDVETVSEPVTTPSGTTIVFLRDPENNLVEIVSG from the coding sequence ATGCAGTCGCCAACTGCGCACCACCTTGGAATAGCCGTGGAGGACTTGGAAACAATGGTCGCGTTCTACAGGGACACGCTTGATTTCGAGGTGACACAGGAGTTTACCCTCGCCGGTGAAGCGTTTTCGAAGGGTCTCGGTATCGAAGACACGAAAGGCGAGTTCGTCCGGCTCTCGATGGGGGACATACTTCTGGAGCTTGTTGAATACACCCCCGCACATAATCCGACACCGTCGAGTGGTGTCGCAGATCCAGGATCAATACATATTGCGGTCTCATATGACGACGTGAACGAGTTTTACGAGGAACTCAGCGACGTCGAGACCGTCAGTGAGCCCGTCACGACTCCCAGCGGCACTACGATCGTGTTTCTTCGCGACCCTGAGAACAACCTCGTCGAGATCGTCTCTGGGTAG
- a CDS encoding branched-chain amino acid ABC transporter permease: MVQVDILSQIILYGVLTGGVYALVAMGLSLIFGVMDVVNFAHGAYLMLAMYSSYFAWQLLGLDPFLSILLVAPAFFVFGVISERLIIHPIIDEPDFAQIFATVGLIWVFENFAHYFIGTDPKGIDAGYGGMSLLGVPVQEVRVYGFVIALLTALGMYLLLEKTKIGLAIRATAQDKEAAELMGMSSEVVYMVTFGLGIALVGVAGPVMASIYSTTPTVGANYVLIAFVVVVLGGLGDVFGVLWAGVLIGIVDAAVAYFYEPTLSAPVYYTIFIAVLVLRATGHLGGSDEGLLSRIANLASSNKSS, from the coding sequence ATGGTACAGGTAGACATCCTGTCACAGATAATACTGTATGGGGTCCTGACCGGTGGGGTCTACGCCCTCGTCGCGATGGGGCTCTCACTGATATTCGGAGTGATGGACGTAGTGAATTTCGCGCATGGGGCGTACCTTATGCTCGCGATGTATAGTTCGTACTTTGCCTGGCAATTACTTGGACTCGACCCGTTCTTGTCCATCCTGTTGGTGGCACCGGCGTTCTTCGTCTTCGGCGTGATTAGTGAGCGGCTCATCATTCACCCGATCATTGACGAGCCCGACTTCGCGCAGATTTTCGCGACTGTTGGGCTCATTTGGGTGTTCGAAAACTTTGCCCACTACTTCATCGGCACTGATCCCAAAGGGATCGATGCAGGGTACGGTGGGATGTCGCTGTTAGGCGTCCCCGTGCAAGAAGTACGTGTCTATGGGTTCGTCATCGCGCTGCTGACTGCGCTTGGAATGTACCTGTTATTGGAAAAGACAAAAATTGGCCTTGCCATTCGCGCGACGGCACAAGATAAGGAAGCTGCGGAGCTTATGGGTATGAGCAGTGAGGTCGTCTATATGGTAACCTTCGGACTCGGCATCGCTTTGGTAGGTGTCGCGGGTCCAGTTATGGCATCGATTTACTCGACCACGCCCACGGTCGGGGCGAACTACGTATTGATTGCGTTCGTTGTCGTGGTTCTTGGCGGATTAGGTGACGTCTTCGGCGTCCTCTGGGCCGGTGTGCTCATTGGGATTGTCGATGCTGCCGTGGCCTACTTCTACGAACCGACGTTGAGCGCCCCGGTTTACTACACGATATTCATCGCCGTCCTCGTGCTTCGAGCAACCGGTCACCTTGGCGGATCT